Genomic DNA from Leptospiraceae bacterium:
GTCTGGGGAAATCTGATTGGTAGATTCTTTTAAATTTATAGTTTATTCGATCTTCAATAATTGTTAAGAAATCAATAAATATTCCAACTTCTTCACCCTTGTCATTTATGAATTGGTAAGGTGGGGCATTTGGTGATAATCCAACAATGAGGTTTGGATGTTCTTTTAACCATTCCTTTTCACTCTCCGTAAGAATATCAAAATTATGACAGGAGAATTGACAGAATAGAAATATATAAATGAAAAAATATATTACTTTTTTTTTTATTAGTAAACAATTATACAGTTTCATTTTTTTAAATCCTAAACGTTTCTTGCTCCATTACCAAAATGGTTATCTAAAAGAATTTTTAATTTCTGAAATTCGAGAGGTTTTATAAAATAACCTAAAGGGTTGAGTTTTTCTGCTCTTTCTTTCATGGCATCTTCGTCATAGCCAGTCATAAAAACAAAGGGGATATCATGTTCCGATTTAATAATTGACATTGCCTCAATTCCATCCATATCATCTGCAAGTCTGATATCCATTAAAATTAAATCCGGAGGATTCGATCTTACAGAATCAACTGCTTCTTCCCCAGTTACTACATGATTTGTGACGGTATAACCAACTCCTTGCATTCGATTTTTCATGTCCATTGCAGTAATCACTTCATCCTCTACTAAAAGAATTTTCATTTCACACCCCCACCGTCTTGCACTACAATTGTCATTATAACCAATATACATCGCATTATGCAACTCATATTCGCATCTTTGATAAGTAAATATACCTAATTCAAGTGAGTTCAATACAAGAATTTTCCCGTTAGTCCCCCCAATAAGCACAGAAGGAGACTTTTAAAGATTACCTCCCGATGGACACCGATGTTTGGTGTTATAATCCTGCGCATCCGATGGATTTTTTGGAAATGGACGGTGTTTGTGCATCTTTTGACG
This window encodes:
- a CDS encoding response regulator: MKILLVEDEVITAMDMKNRMQGVGYTVTNHVVTGEEAVDSVRSNPPDLILMDIRLADDMDGIEAMSIIKSEHDIPFVFMTGYDEDAMKERAEKLNPLGYFIKPLEFQKLKILLDNHFGNGARNV